One stretch of Chlamydiales bacterium STE3 DNA includes these proteins:
- a CDS encoding DNA repair protein RecO (Product derived from UniProtKB/Swiss-Prot:B0BCA8;Gene name derived from UniProtKB/Swiss-Prot:B0BCA8): MLTKLNETYPRVVGIVLQTIPFQDHHQIISLFSAEWGLLRIIIKYAYAKKNFSSVEALNLVEICLKKGKGDLFQAHHVSLLNSYLSLRKSYACLHASLELLAAIVNSQFVQKPSPILFSLLIRYLEYMPQANSPKNLVSSFKLKILRHDGLIDLSENCSQCKKRLALSRIQEGQFYCEEHSHPLAISLTLSEKEQLKDLAESRSFLTIDHQFLSTELEEKIHSLFAELST, encoded by the coding sequence ATGTTAACGAAACTTAATGAAACCTATCCACGCGTCGTGGGAATTGTCCTGCAAACCATTCCCTTCCAAGATCATCATCAAATTATCTCTCTCTTTTCCGCAGAATGGGGATTACTGAGAATAATAATCAAGTATGCCTACGCGAAAAAAAATTTTTCCTCTGTTGAAGCATTGAATTTAGTCGAAATTTGCTTAAAAAAAGGGAAGGGAGATCTTTTTCAAGCCCACCATGTAAGTCTTCTGAACTCTTATCTCTCTTTACGCAAAAGCTATGCTTGTCTACATGCAAGTCTAGAGTTGCTTGCGGCAATTGTAAATTCACAATTTGTGCAAAAACCCTCCCCCATTCTCTTCTCTCTGCTCATACGCTATCTTGAGTATATGCCTCAGGCAAATTCTCCAAAAAATCTTGTTAGCAGCTTTAAACTTAAAATTTTAAGACACGATGGTTTGATAGATCTTAGCGAAAATTGTAGTCAGTGCAAAAAACGCTTAGCTCTTTCTCGTATTCAAGAGGGTCAATTTTACTGTGAAGAGCATTCTCACCCTCTGGCTATTTCCTTGACTTTAAGTGAAAAAGAGCAACTCAAAGATTTAGCCGAAAGTCGCTCTTTTTTGACTATCGATCACCAATTTCTTTCAACAGAACTTGAAGAAAAAATCCATTCGTTGTTTGCTGAACTCAGTACCTAA
- a CDS encoding putative dual-specificity RNA methyltransferase RlmN 1 (Product derived from UniProtKB/Swiss-Prot:Q6MED6;Gene name derived from UniProtKB/Swiss-Prot:Q6MED6;EC number derived from UniProtKB/Swiss-Prot:Q6MED6): MSIPILFTTSSQYSSKIKALLTKGSTHSLLIYKEWMRTGSLPVHAPAFFNAKQLLKEIVEATDFSLLPMNRKVTEGDVHKLLFKTPSGFEIESVVIPMQAGGTLCVSSQVGCKMACSFCETGKMGLIGNLTSRDIVSQVFTAKNILGCALRNVVFMGMGEPFDNYDSVMEAVQILCDPQGFGFGERHITISTSGIVPGIERLMRETRYRPNLAVSLNSADESLRKKLMPITRKYDLKQLYDAMRAFNEVTGRKILVAYVLIKGKNDTLEHADLLAQYLQGLNVKINLIPYNPQSSSLYEQSDISNIQKFKERLKIKGFHPLLRLTKGSKIMAACGQLGKRVKTEDNPS; encoded by the coding sequence ATGTCAATTCCTATTCTTTTTACTACAAGTAGCCAATATAGCTCAAAAATAAAAGCTCTTTTAACGAAAGGGTCAACACATAGTTTGTTGATTTACAAAGAGTGGATGCGCACAGGAAGCCTCCCTGTCCATGCTCCTGCTTTTTTTAATGCTAAGCAGCTTTTAAAAGAAATTGTAGAAGCCACGGATTTCTCTTTACTCCCTATGAATCGGAAAGTGACAGAAGGCGATGTGCATAAGCTGCTTTTCAAAACGCCCTCAGGGTTTGAAATTGAGTCAGTTGTGATACCTATGCAAGCTGGAGGCACATTATGCGTTTCTTCCCAAGTTGGTTGCAAGATGGCTTGTAGTTTCTGTGAAACCGGGAAGATGGGTTTGATTGGTAATCTGACCTCTCGCGATATTGTTTCGCAAGTTTTTACGGCTAAAAATATTCTTGGGTGTGCACTACGTAACGTTGTATTCATGGGAATGGGAGAACCCTTCGATAATTATGACAGTGTGATGGAAGCTGTACAAATTCTTTGTGATCCGCAAGGGTTCGGTTTTGGAGAGCGGCATATCACTATTTCTACTAGTGGTATTGTTCCCGGAATTGAAAGATTAATGAGAGAGACAAGATATCGTCCAAACCTCGCTGTTTCTCTTAATTCGGCTGACGAAAGTTTGCGCAAAAAATTGATGCCAATTACACGCAAGTATGATTTGAAACAGCTCTACGACGCAATGCGTGCTTTTAATGAGGTGACGGGGAGAAAAATTCTTGTGGCTTATGTTTTAATTAAAGGAAAAAATGATACCCTAGAGCATGCTGATCTTCTTGCTCAATATCTTCAAGGATTGAATGTTAAAATCAATCTTATTCCCTATAACCCCCAGAGCTCAAGCTTGTATGAACAATCAGATATTTCTAATATTCAAAAGTTTAAAGAGCGGTTAAAAATTAAAGGCTTTCATCCCCTTCTTCGTCTGACGAAAGGCAGTAAAATCATGGCAGCTTGTGGGCAACTGGGAAAAAGAGTTAAAACAGAGGACAATCCCTCTTAA
- a CDS encoding Uncharacterized protein (Product derived from UniProtKB/Trembl:D6YS88): MSRKSKALEFINEEYDIGITGRHVLVTDAMKDYALEKLSKVERISPRIVELNMVMDIQKLDHRVDIVAKVNNFKVKSHATTDDMYASIDKAVEKLEAQLRKYKTKIQDHHARGAKTIEMNVNVVRPHLADALEEVNFEIEDATKRQEVEFYRPHSIVAQEKKSLKYLTLDEAVMKMELSQDAFLIFVSEEDHKIKVMYRREDDNYGIIEPDVQ; this comes from the coding sequence ATGAGTCGCAAATCTAAAGCATTGGAATTCATCAATGAGGAATACGATATCGGCATTACCGGTCGACACGTTCTTGTTACGGATGCAATGAAAGACTATGCCCTGGAAAAGTTATCAAAAGTGGAGCGTATTTCTCCTCGAATTGTCGAATTAAATATGGTGATGGATATCCAAAAGCTCGACCATCGGGTGGACATTGTGGCAAAAGTCAATAATTTTAAAGTCAAAAGCCATGCAACTACCGATGATATGTATGCCTCAATCGATAAGGCGGTAGAAAAATTAGAAGCTCAATTGAGAAAATACAAGACTAAAATTCAGGATCACCATGCAAGAGGCGCAAAAACCATTGAAATGAACGTTAATGTGGTGCGCCCTCATCTAGCAGATGCTCTTGAAGAAGTAAATTTCGAAATCGAAGATGCAACTAAGCGTCAAGAAGTTGAGTTCTATCGTCCTCATTCAATTGTCGCTCAAGAGAAAAAATCTCTTAAATACTTGACTCTTGATGAGGCTGTGATGAAGATGGAGCTTTCTCAGGATGCGTTTCTTATTTTTGTCTCCGAGGAAGATCATAAGATAAAAGTGATGTACCGCAGAGAGGATGACAACTACGGAATTATCGAGCCGGATGTCCAATAA
- a CDS encoding hypothetical protein (Product derived from UniProtKB/Trembl:F8LEY3): MTTTELSSRMSNKVFCCIRKLFVPQTPEEIVRQKVLQLMTQSLDYPQSGFVVEQALHAMPHLHTKPISHFPSRRADILFFSKGIHPSYDLYPLILIECKATKLTEKVINQVTSYNFYIQSYMVAIANHHEIKTGWKNPSGEYHFQNGLPSYTQLKSFFCANLSS, from the coding sequence ATGACAACTACGGAATTATCGAGCCGGATGTCCAATAAAGTCTTCTGTTGTATTAGAAAACTTTTTGTTCCTCAAACTCCCGAGGAGATTGTTAGACAAAAAGTTTTGCAATTGATGACTCAGTCCCTTGACTATCCGCAAAGCGGTTTTGTGGTGGAGCAGGCATTGCATGCAATGCCTCACCTTCATACAAAACCTATATCTCATTTTCCTTCACGAAGAGCTGATATTCTATTTTTTAGTAAAGGAATTCACCCCTCTTATGATCTCTATCCGCTCATTTTGATTGAATGTAAAGCAACTAAGCTAACAGAGAAGGTGATTAATCAAGTAACGAGCTATAATTTTTATATTCAATCCTATATGGTTGCAATTGCCAACCACCATGAAATAAAAACTGGTTGGAAAAATCCATCAGGAGAGTACCATTTTCAAAATGGTCTGCCTTCCTATACACAACTGAAAAGCTTTTTCTGTGCCAATTTATCCAGCTAA
- a CDS encoding Uncharacterized protein (Product derived from UniProtKB/Trembl:D1R7C0) translates to MESLEEIMDSKFLARVEDVPVGKSLKVSLSEGNEIALFNIKGLIFALDNACPHMGGPLAEGEIDGSCITCPWHGWQFNIESGMNISGLGEDATTIRIQVLEGNIYLA, encoded by the coding sequence CTGGAGTCGTTGGAGGAGATCATGGATTCTAAATTCCTGGCGCGCGTTGAGGATGTTCCCGTTGGGAAATCCCTAAAAGTATCCCTTAGTGAGGGTAACGAGATTGCACTTTTTAATATTAAAGGCCTTATTTTTGCTCTCGATAATGCCTGCCCGCATATGGGAGGCCCTTTAGCGGAGGGGGAAATTGATGGCAGCTGCATCACTTGTCCTTGGCATGGTTGGCAATTTAATATTGAGAGTGGGATGAATATTTCTGGACTTGGAGAAGATGCCACTACGATAAGAATCCAAGTTTTAGAAGGAAATATTTATCTCGCTTAG
- a CDS encoding Uncharacterized protein (Product derived from UniProtKB/Trembl:F8L0A4): MRSYYSHLSTINYNKKNTLIEARPIFRASAIFPAMHTKDISSRLLFMGYWLLKRNIAEIQCVVTLRFEDGRLLARTSFSITEAKAFRIELLPFLEQANLLDKNFLGSFEVEFFSSQNLVFPFPAAVINYYGDHFSTVVHTAQRVYNDFEDLENNSQTKVPESGFTIYKDVEREPFLSLINGGAVQHDSKMDFTFFNHKGETLTHTKALGDLSPYQALFLYPAREIPELEHFLGGFPGTCKVGFNVSWIFPRLLVGNFLHHPFSFAITHSYYDCSAATKDSDYWTPSDPAWFPESLMIPILQSDQMYTQVAFYPIYSPSMFSLDIEIYNQKGSLLGSLPDYIQIKTPSSDFLCLSFKEILTKMNLGHLREPLGARLAAKNKAGEKIPTRIKVAFDIGFNGKALPCNICTNLQPYNPALKTKTQSFKWGPLLSDMPGSSVWIMNSQPKIDYQDKATIALTFYREQDTQTLLKEIVLVPEGFAIIDPDNDPELQAFLNGQIGWFTAISTNPYTTTYYFSMNRSGVVGGDHGF, encoded by the coding sequence ATGCGCAGTTACTACTCACATTTAAGTACTATCAATTACAACAAAAAAAATACATTAATTGAAGCGCGCCCCATTTTTCGCGCTTCCGCTATCTTTCCTGCTATGCACACGAAAGACATTTCCTCGCGGCTTTTGTTCATGGGCTACTGGCTCCTAAAACGCAATATTGCTGAAATACAGTGTGTTGTAACGCTACGTTTTGAAGATGGAAGACTTTTGGCGCGTACTAGCTTTTCTATAACAGAAGCCAAAGCTTTTCGAATAGAGCTTCTTCCATTTTTAGAGCAAGCAAATCTCTTAGATAAAAACTTTCTCGGAAGTTTTGAGGTAGAATTCTTTTCTTCTCAAAATCTTGTTTTCCCTTTCCCGGCAGCTGTGATTAACTACTATGGCGATCACTTCAGCACAGTTGTCCACACCGCTCAAAGGGTCTACAATGACTTTGAAGATTTAGAAAATAATTCTCAAACAAAAGTTCCTGAGTCTGGGTTTACCATTTACAAGGATGTTGAAAGAGAACCTTTTCTTTCTCTAATTAACGGAGGTGCCGTCCAGCATGATAGCAAAATGGACTTTACTTTTTTTAATCATAAAGGCGAAACGCTAACACACACAAAAGCGCTTGGAGATCTCTCCCCTTATCAAGCTTTATTTCTCTACCCTGCAAGAGAAATTCCTGAATTAGAGCATTTTTTGGGAGGCTTCCCTGGAACTTGTAAAGTGGGTTTTAATGTTTCTTGGATTTTTCCAAGACTTCTTGTTGGAAACTTTCTGCATCATCCTTTCTCTTTTGCTATCACCCATTCCTATTATGATTGCTCGGCTGCCACAAAGGACTCCGATTACTGGACCCCAAGTGATCCTGCATGGTTTCCCGAAAGCCTGATGATCCCAATCCTTCAGTCAGATCAAATGTACACACAAGTTGCTTTTTACCCTATCTACTCCCCATCAATGTTTAGCCTTGATATCGAAATTTATAACCAAAAAGGCTCTTTACTTGGATCTCTCCCAGATTACATTCAAATTAAAACTCCTTCTTCTGACTTCCTCTGTCTTTCCTTTAAAGAAATTTTGACAAAAATGAATCTCGGCCATCTTCGAGAGCCCCTCGGAGCACGCTTAGCAGCTAAGAATAAAGCGGGTGAAAAAATTCCTACCAGAATTAAGGTTGCCTTCGATATCGGCTTTAACGGCAAAGCCCTTCCCTGCAACATTTGTACTAATTTGCAGCCTTACAACCCTGCCTTAAAAACAAAGACACAATCATTTAAGTGGGGTCCTCTTCTTTCCGACATGCCTGGCTCCTCCGTATGGATAATGAATTCGCAGCCTAAAATCGATTATCAAGATAAGGCGACGATCGCTTTAACTTTTTATAGAGAACAAGACACTCAAACTCTATTAAAAGAAATTGTTCTTGTTCCAGAGGGATTTGCCATCATTGATCCCGATAACGACCCAGAATTACAAGCGTTTTTAAACGGTCAAATTGGCTGGTTTACTGCGATTTCAACAAATCCTTATACAACAACGTATTATTTCTCCATGAATAGATCTGGAGTCGTTGGAGGAGATCATGGATTCTAA
- a CDS encoding hypothetical protein (Product derived from UniProtKB/Trembl:Q6MBG7), with protein MQEDDPVAPLLEQIASLLKFVQESAKKPINGPLDPSLKKRLEVVEDLVEKFREVTVDTLNSEGIDVATVAKKIAETPDQIAPIDRRLLQKSTELSLDTILLRKALQSAKTIGNSSQSIHEQTEEKASKKTVKARQKKFKKMGGNSKWMPL; from the coding sequence ATGCAAGAAGACGATCCTGTCGCCCCTCTTTTAGAACAAATTGCTTCCTTATTGAAATTTGTTCAAGAGAGTGCTAAAAAACCAATTAATGGACCATTAGATCCTTCTCTTAAAAAACGTTTAGAAGTCGTTGAGGATTTAGTAGAGAAGTTTAGAGAAGTCACTGTCGATACCTTAAATTCTGAAGGGATTGATGTCGCCACTGTCGCAAAAAAAATTGCGGAAACTCCTGATCAGATTGCTCCAATAGATAGAAGGCTCTTACAAAAATCCACCGAACTTAGCTTGGATACGATTTTACTTAGAAAGGCACTGCAGAGCGCAAAAACGATAGGGAATTCTAGTCAATCAATACATGAACAGACAGAAGAAAAAGCCTCTAAGAAGACAGTAAAGGCTAGACAAAAAAAGTTCAAAAAAATGGGCGGTAATTCCAAATGGATGCCCCTCTAA
- a CDS encoding Uncharacterized protein (Product derived from UniProtKB/Trembl:F8L0A0) — MGNDALYQRNLNFLSKKQPILANLLPFLISNPWNFCRTGKKLDLNLQKEIDGKTITVYSAQNIQVELRQWVGMHNLRGIDWIVVYGLGLGYHYETLHSWLKENPEHHLVFLEDDLSVIQRFLETEKAEAFLNDSQVELFYVDLADPQDNTLDVLARKFMYQNMLFLPITSYEKYRLEEASKIQFLIDFKKSGVQMFIGEYLERGSAFFKNFYRNLFQYPYSLQGNHLWKHFEGVPAIICGAGPSLQKNIELLKTLKDRALVFAGGTAMNALNVYGLTPHFGLGVDPFPAQFTRLIMNCGFETPFFYRSRMNAQALEMIHGQKLYLAGASGYPIANWFDEKLHLQHPNLDEGCNVINMSLSIAEALGCNPIICVGVDLAYSQGQSYAPGIEMHAIHDTKENLITKSTEEELVLQNDIYGQPIYTLWKWIQESVWFSHFAHSHPNLTFLNATEGGIGFKGVPNVTLEEAAKQFLHTQYDFESRLHGEMLSIAMPEDVNKRHIKEVLQEFVESLNRCIEILKEIYSHNPELWEEKKPVVDEALKPLEDRLKQENAYKVLLKVFDENYNAYIKISTAEATASSKILNQLSGRFAYLMEIAVENLRYIDQALQKENKLEALLPVADKIAPHQQRISYEERDNQENLVETHFKNGLTLKQFVVHGQLEGPSILVSKDNTLLAQSDYVNGKKMGKARFFYPNGQIASLQEFKEGLAEGKQEYYYDNGTIKSRISYKEGRLDGEVMLFYPNEQIKRHLQFSKGKRHGFDRIYDELGMLKIEAEYEQGKPKNSARMWHSNGSLAKEVLFDGTGMPIKTQVWDKEGHFLPDHARPLDYFDQVTQQTGNLTTALDQMVQKLEDAVVSIAEEERAQGGKTYDWVEQDLHNLNAQLAELKKIGEDLTDESGVKEGAQEPLWKTPSSKKLIQQYLEVITGTMQETMKEMTSELNTLQKMVREKEEKKTEDKYKS, encoded by the coding sequence ATGGGCAACGATGCGCTCTACCAGAGAAATTTAAATTTTCTTTCGAAAAAACAGCCAATTCTAGCAAACCTTCTTCCTTTTCTTATTTCAAATCCATGGAATTTTTGTCGTACCGGTAAAAAGCTTGATCTTAATTTACAAAAAGAAATCGATGGCAAAACAATTACGGTTTATTCTGCGCAAAATATCCAAGTCGAATTGAGGCAATGGGTTGGGATGCACAACCTTAGGGGAATTGATTGGATTGTGGTTTATGGCTTAGGGTTAGGCTACCATTATGAAACATTGCACTCATGGCTTAAAGAAAATCCCGAACACCATTTAGTTTTTTTAGAAGATGACTTAAGTGTCATTCAGCGCTTTTTAGAAACAGAGAAGGCAGAAGCTTTTTTAAATGATAGTCAAGTTGAGCTTTTCTATGTGGACTTAGCAGACCCTCAAGATAACACACTGGACGTTCTTGCTAGAAAATTTATGTACCAAAATATGCTATTTCTTCCCATCACCAGTTATGAAAAATACAGGTTAGAAGAAGCCTCTAAAATACAGTTTTTAATCGACTTTAAAAAAAGCGGCGTTCAGATGTTTATTGGCGAATATCTGGAAAGAGGAAGTGCTTTTTTTAAAAACTTTTATCGTAACCTTTTTCAATATCCTTATTCTTTACAGGGCAACCATTTATGGAAGCATTTCGAAGGAGTCCCAGCAATTATCTGTGGAGCTGGGCCTTCATTGCAAAAAAATATTGAATTATTGAAGACATTAAAGGATAGGGCATTAGTTTTTGCTGGTGGAACCGCCATGAATGCCCTAAATGTCTATGGGCTAACTCCACATTTTGGACTTGGCGTTGATCCCTTTCCTGCTCAATTCACACGCTTAATAATGAATTGTGGGTTTGAAACACCCTTTTTCTACCGTAGTCGGATGAATGCTCAAGCTTTAGAGATGATTCACGGGCAAAAACTTTATTTAGCTGGTGCATCGGGTTATCCTATAGCTAATTGGTTCGACGAAAAGTTGCATCTGCAACACCCTAACCTAGACGAGGGATGCAATGTCATTAACATGAGTTTAAGTATTGCGGAGGCATTGGGCTGTAACCCGATTATCTGTGTTGGCGTAGACTTAGCTTATTCACAAGGCCAATCTTACGCACCTGGCATTGAGATGCATGCGATTCATGATACTAAAGAAAACCTCATCACCAAAAGCACTGAGGAAGAATTAGTTCTGCAAAATGATATTTATGGCCAACCTATTTATACACTTTGGAAGTGGATCCAAGAGTCTGTGTGGTTTTCTCATTTCGCACATTCCCATCCTAATTTAACTTTTTTGAATGCGACAGAGGGGGGGATCGGTTTTAAAGGAGTTCCAAACGTCACTTTAGAAGAAGCGGCAAAACAATTTCTGCATACTCAATATGACTTTGAATCTCGGTTACATGGTGAAATGCTATCTATAGCTATGCCTGAAGACGTGAATAAAAGACATATTAAAGAAGTGTTGCAAGAATTTGTTGAAAGCTTAAACCGATGCATTGAAATTCTTAAAGAAATCTATAGTCATAACCCGGAGTTGTGGGAAGAAAAAAAACCGGTGGTTGATGAAGCTTTAAAACCTTTAGAGGATAGACTAAAGCAAGAAAATGCCTATAAAGTACTCTTAAAGGTTTTCGACGAAAACTACAACGCTTATATAAAAATTAGTACAGCAGAAGCAACGGCTTCTTCGAAAATATTAAATCAGCTTTCTGGCCGATTTGCCTACCTAATGGAAATTGCTGTTGAAAATCTGCGCTATATTGATCAAGCTTTACAAAAGGAAAATAAATTGGAAGCGCTTTTACCTGTGGCTGATAAGATTGCACCGCATCAGCAGCGGATTTCTTATGAGGAAAGAGACAATCAGGAGAACCTTGTTGAGACCCATTTTAAAAATGGCTTGACGCTCAAGCAGTTTGTTGTTCATGGCCAACTTGAGGGGCCTTCTATCCTTGTAAGTAAAGACAATACTCTTCTTGCCCAAAGCGATTACGTGAATGGTAAAAAAATGGGAAAAGCACGTTTTTTCTACCCAAATGGGCAGATAGCCTCTCTCCAAGAATTTAAAGAAGGATTAGCCGAGGGAAAGCAGGAATATTATTATGATAATGGGACCATAAAGAGCAGGATTTCTTACAAAGAAGGCCGCTTGGATGGTGAAGTCATGCTATTTTATCCGAATGAGCAGATCAAAAGACATTTACAGTTTAGCAAAGGGAAAAGACATGGTTTTGACCGGATCTATGATGAATTAGGTATGCTAAAAATTGAAGCAGAGTATGAACAAGGTAAGCCAAAAAATTCTGCTAGAATGTGGCATAGCAATGGGTCTTTAGCTAAAGAAGTCCTTTTCGACGGGACGGGAATGCCTATCAAAACGCAAGTTTGGGATAAAGAAGGTCATTTTTTGCCAGACCATGCTAGGCCTTTAGATTATTTTGACCAGGTGACTCAGCAGACTGGCAACCTGACGACGGCTCTTGACCAAATGGTGCAAAAGCTAGAGGATGCAGTAGTGAGTATTGCTGAGGAGGAAAGAGCCCAAGGGGGTAAGACCTATGACTGGGTGGAGCAAGACTTACATAACCTGAATGCACAGCTTGCCGAATTAAAGAAGATTGGAGAAGATCTAACGGATGAGTCAGGTGTTAAAGAAGGAGCTCAGGAACCCCTTTGGAAAACACCTTCCTCAAAAAAACTTATTCAGCAATACCTTGAAGTGATTACAGGTACTATGCAAGAAACTATGAAGGAGATGACTTCAGAATTGAATACATTGCAAAAAATGGTGCGCGAAAAAGAGGAGAAAAAAACCGAAGACAAATACAAGTCATGA